In one window of Bizionia sp. M204 DNA:
- a CDS encoding DNA-directed RNA polymerase subunit omega, with protein sequence MDLKKINAPVNTTTYDRNKVDAPTENIYEAISIISRRAEQINSEIKKELIEKLEEFATYNDSLEEIFENKEQIEVSKFYEKLPKPHALAVQEWLDGKIYYRNTEDDSKE encoded by the coding sequence ATGGATTTAAAGAAGATTAATGCGCCAGTAAACACAACAACTTACGATAGAAACAAAGTTGATGCACCTACGGAAAATATTTATGAAGCAATTTCAATAATATCAAGACGCGCAGAACAAATAAATTCTGAAATTAAGAAAGAGCTAATTGAAAAATTAGAAGAGTTTGCTACTTACAACGATAGTCTAGAAGAGATTTTTGAAAATAAAGAGCAAATTGAAGTTTCTAAATTTTATGAAAAATTACCAAAACCACATGCATTAGCAGTTCAAGAATGGTTAGATGGTAAAATTTATTACAGAAACACAGAGGACGATTCTAAGGAATAA
- a CDS encoding enoyl-ACP reductase, producing the protein MSYNLLKGKKGIIFGALDENSIAWKTAERVHEEGGTFVLTNAPVAMRMGQINQLAEKTGSQIIPADATSVEDLENLVEKSMEILGGKIDFVLHSIGMSINVRKGNHYTNQNYDWTQKGTDVSANSFHKVMQTLYQKDAMNEWGSIVALTYMAAQRVFPDYNDMADNKALLESIARSFGYFFGRDKKVRVNTISQSPTPTTAGSGVKGFDGFISYAEKMSPLGNATAMDCANYTITMFSDLTRKVTLQNLFHDGGFSNMGVSDAVMETFTRE; encoded by the coding sequence ATGTCATATAATTTATTAAAAGGAAAAAAAGGAATCATATTTGGAGCTTTAGATGAAAATTCAATAGCTTGGAAAACAGCAGAACGCGTGCATGAAGAAGGTGGTACATTTGTATTAACCAACGCGCCAGTTGCTATGCGAATGGGACAAATAAACCAATTGGCTGAAAAAACAGGTTCTCAAATTATTCCTGCTGATGCTACATCTGTTGAAGATTTAGAAAACCTAGTTGAAAAATCTATGGAGATTTTAGGCGGTAAAATAGATTTTGTTTTACACTCTATTGGAATGTCTATCAACGTTAGAAAAGGAAACCATTACACGAATCAAAATTACGATTGGACACAAAAAGGAACGGATGTTTCGGCAAATTCTTTTCATAAAGTCATGCAAACACTGTATCAAAAAGATGCTATGAATGAATGGGGAAGTATTGTTGCATTGACATATATGGCAGCTCAACGCGTTTTTCCTGATTATAATGATATGGCAGATAATAAAGCCTTGTTAGAAAGTATTGCACGTAGCTTTGGTTATTTCTTTGGTCGTGATAAAAAAGTACGCGTTAATACCATTTCGCAATCTCCAACGCCAACAACAGCTGGAAGTGGTGTAAAAGGGTTTGATGGTTTTATTTCATATGCAGAAAAAATGTCACCACTAGGCAATGCAACCGCTATGGATTGTGCAAACTATACCATCACAATGTTTAGTGACTTAACACGTAAAGTAACCCTTCAAAATTTATTTCACGATGGTGGATTTAGTAATATGGGTGTTAGCGATGCTGTTATGGAAACCTTTACTAGAGAATAA
- the recN gene encoding DNA repair protein RecN: MLTALSIKNYALIDNLQVNFNQGLTIITGETGAGKSILLGGLSLILGKRADLSALKDSEKKCVIEAVFDVSNYKLQALFKKLDFDYDAQTIIRREILPSGKSRAFVNDSPVNLSGLQSLGAELIDIHSQHETMQLMDDAYQFQVIDALAKNSQELQDYKIALKTFKILQKEYDELLKFQAEAIKEHDYNSYLLKELVEANLIEGELQELEETYETLNNVEDIKEQLAHVNQLLSEEQIGVMSALLAAKNSLQRVSKFSSKYEDVFNRINSSSIEINDIFTEIERLQDNLDLDPEQLLLVSNKLELLNTLLKKHFVSNVSELIVIKNDLSEKVSVTEKLDDTIADKQNDVAVAKKAIDALANTIHKKRLAAIPGLTKELEAILQQLGMPNAKFNITLNATETYQSNGKDNLSFLFSANKGGAFNELKKAASGGELSRIMLAIKSILSNYVQLPSIMFDEIDSGVSGEISNKMGEIMRNMSRSMQVFTITHIPQIAAKGNTHFKVYKEDVGEVTQTNLKLLNHDERIVEIAQMLGGIEISTSAMAHAKQLLN; encoded by the coding sequence TTGCTAACAGCTTTATCCATAAAAAATTACGCATTAATAGATAATCTTCAGGTAAATTTCAACCAAGGATTGACAATCATTACGGGTGAAACAGGTGCTGGAAAATCTATTTTATTAGGTGGATTATCTTTAATTTTAGGTAAACGAGCCGATTTAAGTGCATTAAAAGACAGCGAAAAAAAATGTGTTATTGAGGCTGTTTTTGATGTTTCCAATTATAAACTTCAAGCCTTATTTAAAAAATTAGATTTCGATTATGATGCACAAACCATCATTAGACGGGAGATTTTACCATCTGGTAAATCGCGCGCTTTTGTAAACGATTCTCCAGTAAACTTAAGCGGACTGCAAAGCTTGGGAGCGGAATTAATTGATATTCACTCGCAACATGAAACCATGCAATTAATGGATGATGCGTATCAGTTTCAAGTTATTGATGCGTTGGCTAAAAATAGTCAGGAATTACAGGATTATAAAATTGCTTTAAAAACGTTTAAAATACTTCAGAAAGAATATGATGAGCTTTTAAAGTTCCAGGCAGAAGCTATTAAAGAACACGATTATAATTCCTATTTGTTAAAAGAATTAGTAGAGGCTAATTTAATAGAAGGCGAACTTCAAGAGTTAGAAGAAACTTATGAAACACTGAACAATGTTGAGGATATAAAAGAGCAATTAGCACACGTTAATCAACTGCTAAGCGAAGAACAAATAGGCGTCATGTCAGCCTTACTTGCAGCAAAAAACAGTCTGCAAAGAGTTTCGAAATTTTCATCTAAATATGAAGATGTTTTTAATAGAATCAATAGTAGTTCCATTGAAATTAATGATATTTTCACGGAAATCGAAAGACTACAAGACAATCTAGATTTAGATCCAGAACAGTTGTTGTTGGTTAGCAATAAATTGGAATTACTAAACACACTTCTTAAAAAACATTTTGTAAGCAATGTTTCAGAACTTATTGTCATTAAAAATGATTTATCGGAAAAGGTAAGTGTTACCGAAAAACTGGATGATACTATTGCAGATAAACAAAATGATGTTGCAGTTGCTAAAAAAGCTATAGATGCCTTGGCAAATACCATTCATAAAAAACGCTTGGCTGCTATTCCAGGTTTAACTAAAGAATTAGAAGCTATTTTGCAGCAATTAGGAATGCCTAATGCCAAATTTAATATCACGTTGAACGCTACAGAAACCTATCAGTCAAATGGAAAAGATAATTTATCGTTTCTATTTTCAGCCAATAAAGGCGGTGCATTTAACGAACTTAAAAAAGCAGCGTCAGGAGGTGAGTTGTCACGAATTATGTTAGCTATTAAGTCTATATTGTCCAATTATGTGCAATTACCATCCATTATGTTCGATGAAATTGATTCTGGCGTTTCGGGAGAAATTTCTAATAAAATGGGTGAAATTATGCGAAACATGAGTCGCAGTATGCAAGTTTTTACCATAACACATATTCCACAAATTGCAGCTAAAGGTAATACGCACTTTAAAGTTTATAAGGAAGATGTTGGTGAGGTTACCCAAACTAATTTAAAGCTTCTAAACCATGATGAACGCATTGTAGAAATAGCACAAATGCTTGGAGGTATAGAAATTTCCACTTCGGCAATGGCACATGCTAAACAATTGTTGAATTAA
- a CDS encoding FG-GAP-like repeat-containing protein, with protein sequence MNKGCFLTAFLLITCFLQAQVSFVNEATNLGLVVTAGQTYLGNGISFCDYNNDGWDDITMATQEDYKIIFFKNVNGIFESDNLNIPLNTSQQKQVVWVDIDNDGDKDLFVTSNTEGNRLYLNNGNSNFVDITITAGLPTGNFESYGASWGDYNNDGFLDVFISNRSEMDAQPNYFYENNGDSTFTDVTAQAGFDNDSHMTFCSAFFDYNNDGWQDLYLSSDKYFNQNFLYRNNGDGTFTDVSTSSNTGIYIDAMTTTIGDFNNDGWFDIYITNTPTDGNVLFRNNGDGTFTDLAIFSGTRLHSYAWGAVFLDADNDMDEDIYVSCEYDGSNPPFRSSAFYKNRGNNTFQNSLDSGFVGDAAKSYSNAVGDFNNDGFPDIAVSNINYQNMYLWENKTINANKWLKVKLTGVLSNRDGIGSRIEISINGNKQYRYTLCGEGYLAQNSNTEIFGVGTHDVIDYVKVTWLSGTVDYLENVNANQLLEITEGSYSLGLNSEFKNGFSYYPNPVQNTITLKAEKTIKSISLYTVLGQEVYRSSFNNLYAEINMSNLDTGTYFAQIEFNDTTETFQILKD encoded by the coding sequence ATGAATAAAGGCTGCTTTTTAACTGCTTTTCTGCTTATTACTTGCTTTTTACAAGCACAAGTTAGTTTTGTAAATGAAGCCACCAATTTAGGATTGGTAGTCACAGCAGGTCAAACCTATTTGGGAAATGGTATTTCATTTTGTGATTATAATAATGATGGTTGGGATGATATTACAATGGCCACCCAAGAAGATTATAAAATCATTTTTTTTAAGAATGTAAATGGCATTTTTGAATCTGATAATTTAAATATTCCGCTGAATACAAGTCAACAAAAACAGGTTGTTTGGGTGGATATTGATAATGATGGTGATAAAGATTTATTTGTAACATCAAACACCGAAGGTAATAGGTTATACCTCAATAATGGTAATTCTAATTTCGTAGATATTACCATTACAGCAGGTTTGCCAACAGGAAATTTCGAATCTTATGGAGCTTCTTGGGGCGATTATAATAATGATGGCTTTTTAGATGTTTTTATTAGTAACCGAAGTGAAATGGATGCTCAACCCAATTATTTTTATGAAAATAATGGTGATAGTACATTCACAGATGTTACCGCGCAAGCCGGATTTGATAACGATAGCCACATGACCTTTTGTTCAGCATTTTTCGATTATAATAATGATGGTTGGCAAGATTTATACTTATCAAGTGATAAGTATTTTAATCAGAATTTTTTGTACCGTAATAATGGGGATGGCACCTTTACAGATGTCAGCACATCTTCTAACACCGGTATTTATATTGATGCTATGACTACAACTATTGGTGATTTTAATAATGATGGTTGGTTTGATATTTATATAACCAATACACCAACAGATGGGAATGTGTTATTTAGAAATAATGGTGATGGTACCTTTACCGACCTCGCTATATTTTCAGGAACGCGATTGCATAGCTACGCGTGGGGTGCTGTGTTTTTAGATGCAGATAATGATATGGATGAAGATATTTATGTAAGCTGCGAGTATGATGGCTCAAACCCACCATTTAGATCGTCTGCTTTTTATAAAAACCGAGGAAATAATACCTTCCAAAATTCTTTAGATTCTGGTTTTGTTGGAGATGCGGCCAAAAGTTATTCAAATGCTGTCGGCGATTTTAATAATGACGGGTTTCCAGATATAGCGGTTAGCAATATTAATTATCAAAACATGTATTTATGGGAAAATAAAACAATAAATGCTAATAAGTGGTTAAAAGTTAAGTTAACAGGTGTGTTAAGTAATAGGGATGGCATTGGTTCTCGTATTGAAATATCAATTAATGGAAACAAGCAATATCGTTACACACTTTGTGGGGAAGGGTATTTAGCTCAAAATTCAAACACTGAAATATTTGGTGTAGGCACGCATGACGTTATTGATTATGTGAAAGTTACGTGGTTAAGTGGTACTGTTGATTATTTAGAAAATGTAAATGCCAATCAGTTATTAGAAATTACGGAAGGAAGTTATAGCCTAGGTTTAAACAGTGAGTTTAAAAATGGGTTTTCATACTATCCTAATCCAGTTCAAAATACGATTACGCTAAAAGCTGAAAAGACTATTAAATCTATTTCATTATATACTGTTCTAGGGCAAGAGGTTTATAGAAGTTCTTTTAATAATCTATATGCGGAAATAAATATGTCCAATTTAGATACGGGAACTTATTTTGCCCAAATAGAATTTAATGATACAACAGAAACATTTCAAATACTAAAAGATTAA
- a CDS encoding DUF4835 family protein — translation MHRFFVFFLVILSFSTYSQELNCNIVVNAQFTGNENLQVFKTLEKQLKEFVNNTKWTNKEYAFQERVECGMFINITEYSGDVFKATIQVQSSRPVYGSTYGTPIYNINDKDFTFQYVEFENLLYNENQFESNLVSVIAFHVYMILGLDADSFQFEGGDPYLKQAQTIVNYSQQENAKGWKLEDGLQTRFALIDNLLSPTFKEYRKVMYDYHRLGLDTMSEDQKKAKTIIASAIEEFEAMNRRRPNSFLLRTFFDAKGDEIEQIFSSGPNVEITKLLSTLNRVAPMYSSKWRNIKF, via the coding sequence ATGCATAGATTTTTTGTATTTTTTTTAGTCATTTTATCCTTTTCAACCTATAGCCAGGAGTTAAATTGTAATATTGTGGTAAATGCCCAGTTTACAGGTAATGAAAACTTGCAGGTCTTTAAAACGCTTGAAAAACAACTAAAAGAGTTTGTAAATAATACAAAATGGACTAATAAGGAATATGCTTTTCAAGAACGCGTAGAGTGCGGTATGTTTATTAATATTACCGAATACTCCGGCGATGTTTTTAAGGCTACCATTCAAGTGCAATCATCTCGTCCGGTTTACGGGTCTACTTACGGAACACCCATTTACAATATTAATGATAAAGATTTTACATTTCAGTATGTAGAGTTTGAAAACTTACTTTATAACGAAAATCAGTTTGAATCCAATTTAGTTTCTGTCATTGCCTTTCACGTTTACATGATTTTAGGATTAGATGCCGACTCGTTTCAATTTGAAGGAGGAGATCCGTATCTTAAACAAGCACAAACTATTGTAAATTATTCGCAACAAGAAAATGCAAAAGGCTGGAAACTTGAAGATGGTTTACAAACACGTTTTGCTTTAATTGATAATTTATTATCGCCTACATTCAAGGAATATAGAAAGGTTATGTACGACTATCATCGCTTGGGCTTAGACACCATGAGTGAAGACCAGAAAAAGGCTAAAACTATTATAGCAAGTGCTATTGAGGAGTTTGAAGCCATGAACAGACGTCGCCCTAATTCCTTTTTATTACGAACATTTTTTGATGCCAAAGGCGATGAAATTGAACAGATATTCTCAAGTGGTCCTAATGTTGAAATAACCAAGTTACTTTCAACATTAAACCGTGTAGCGCCTATGTACTCAAGCAAATGGCGAAATATTAAATTTTAA
- a CDS encoding T9SS type A sorting domain-containing protein yields MKKITFMFFVFSLFTVVSYGQYLTEGFETAVPPAGWTLTQVNTSETWTLSTAIVPNSGAASAQVVYDPALVPQDETLTTPVLDLSASVNPRLKFWFNMSYYWAIDPNDNYDFVVSATDGTTETVLWQEADFGVFDSFVWYEVELNLAAYAGQSNVQIIFNYNGVDGASLNLDDVLVEETPTCPTPTNTVVVPTQTTADVSWDTVVEATLGYEWVIMASGAAPEVATAIASGTTGTGVLTDSASGLTQATDYDFYVQANCDTNGLSNWSAVLSFRTLAPEPNCAINPTPADGAVDVATGNVTFSWEAPTTGPTPTSYNLYAGETPAGDDYGLIGNYTDTNAALTLTGYDTLLYWIIKPVNETTEATGCPVWSFTTGSAPVGAVCEDAIVVTSVPYNTTDNTSAYGNDYGNTDLPPLAGAQYTNGTGSAFYITGDDVVYEFTPATDGTYNFDLSNTEDGWIGFWLFEGCPFTSVVAYHTATAGTTYSLPAITLTGGTTYYVVISSWPAPQSTSYTLDITQLNCTGASVAESSTNIDCTNNQYYVDVNIDAVNDGTEISDGTTTYPITGTGITQAGPYPFGTAVDLTLVHSDAACNIDLGNFVVNGCPPVNDVCSGAIMLTPGVVFTDNPVIGSNEFATTSSGELAPGCASYNGGDMWYSVVVPADGNIVLEMNANPTGGGGDAGGAAYSGACGSLVLIECNDDGSDDGLYPLVSISDPSLAGETIYFRVWEYGNNATINFQVSAYSSTLSVEDFQQQELFTYYPNPVSNALTLNAQQNIQDVAVYNMLGQEVLRVAPNTVSADVDMTSLLAGAYFMKVMINNISETIRIIKN; encoded by the coding sequence ATGAAAAAAATTACATTTATGTTTTTTGTTTTCAGTTTATTTACTGTAGTAAGCTATGGTCAATATTTAACTGAAGGATTTGAAACGGCTGTCCCTCCAGCAGGATGGACTTTAACACAGGTAAACACGAGTGAAACTTGGACGCTATCTACAGCTATAGTTCCTAATTCCGGTGCAGCATCAGCACAAGTTGTTTATGACCCCGCTCTTGTACCACAAGATGAAACATTAACTACTCCGGTTTTAGATTTATCCGCTAGTGTAAATCCAAGATTAAAATTTTGGTTTAACATGAGCTACTATTGGGCTATTGATCCAAATGATAATTACGACTTTGTTGTAAGTGCAACAGATGGTACAACAGAAACTGTTTTATGGCAAGAGGCTGATTTTGGCGTGTTTGATAGTTTTGTATGGTATGAAGTTGAATTAAATTTAGCAGCGTATGCTGGTCAAAGTAATGTTCAAATTATTTTCAACTACAACGGTGTTGATGGTGCATCTTTAAATTTGGATGATGTATTAGTTGAAGAAACACCAACCTGTCCAACACCCACTAATACAGTGGTTGTGCCAACACAAACAACAGCAGATGTTAGTTGGGATACCGTGGTAGAGGCTACACTAGGTTACGAATGGGTAATAATGGCATCTGGTGCGGCTCCAGAAGTTGCAACAGCAATTGCATCTGGTACCACTGGAACAGGTGTTTTAACCGATAGTGCTTCGGGATTAACGCAAGCAACAGATTACGATTTTTATGTGCAAGCAAATTGTGATACGAATGGCTTAAGTAATTGGTCTGCCGTATTATCGTTTAGAACTTTAGCTCCTGAGCCAAATTGTGCAATTAATCCAACGCCAGCTGATGGCGCAGTGGATGTAGCTACAGGAAATGTTACTTTTTCGTGGGAAGCACCAACAACAGGACCTACGCCAACTTCATACAATTTATATGCAGGAGAAACACCAGCAGGCGATGATTATGGTTTAATAGGAAACTATACAGATACCAATGCTGCGTTAACGCTAACAGGTTATGATACATTGTTATATTGGATAATTAAACCAGTTAATGAAACAACAGAAGCAACAGGTTGTCCAGTATGGAGCTTTACAACCGGATCTGCGCCTGTAGGTGCCGTTTGTGAAGATGCTATTGTAGTTACATCAGTACCTTATAACACCACGGATAATACAAGTGCTTATGGTAACGATTATGGAAATACGGATCTACCACCTTTAGCAGGCGCTCAATATACAAATGGAACAGGTAGTGCGTTTTATATTACTGGAGACGATGTCGTGTATGAATTTACTCCAGCTACGGATGGAACTTATAATTTTGATTTGAGTAATACCGAAGATGGTTGGATTGGTTTTTGGTTGTTTGAAGGCTGTCCGTTTACGTCCGTTGTTGCATATCATACAGCAACTGCGGGAACTACCTATAGTTTACCTGCTATTACGCTTACTGGAGGAACTACTTATTACGTGGTAATTTCCTCATGGCCAGCACCTCAATCAACATCATACACATTGGATATTACACAATTAAACTGTACCGGAGCTTCTGTTGCAGAATCATCCACAAATATTGATTGTACAAATAACCAATATTATGTAGATGTAAATATAGACGCTGTTAATGATGGAACTGAAATTAGCGATGGAACAACAACTTATCCAATAACAGGAACAGGTATAACCCAGGCAGGTCCGTATCCTTTTGGTACAGCCGTAGATTTGACTTTAGTTCATTCGGATGCCGCTTGTAATATAGATTTAGGCAATTTTGTTGTAAATGGTTGTCCTCCTGTAAACGATGTGTGCAGTGGCGCCATAATGTTAACACCTGGCGTTGTTTTTACAGATAATCCTGTAATTGGTAGTAATGAATTCGCCACAACATCTTCTGGAGAACTTGCGCCAGGCTGTGCAAGTTATAACGGAGGAGATATGTGGTACTCGGTAGTGGTGCCTGCAGATGGTAATATTGTTTTGGAAATGAATGCTAACCCTACCGGTGGCGGTGGAGATGCTGGAGGAGCAGCATATTCTGGTGCTTGTGGTTCATTAGTATTAATTGAATGTAATGATGATGGTAGTGATGATGGTTTATACCCGTTGGTTTCTATTTCAGATCCTTCATTAGCAGGAGAAACTATTTATTTCAGAGTTTGGGAATATGGTAATAATGCAACCATTAACTTCCAGGTATCTGCTTATAGTTCTACCTTAAGTGTTGAAGATTTCCAACAACAGGAATTGTTTACATACTATCCAAACCCAGTAAGCAATGCCTTAACATTAAACGCACAACAAAATATTCAAGATGTTGCAGTTTATAATATGTTAGGTCAAGAAGTATTACGTGTAGCACCTAATACAGTTTCTGCCGATGTTGATATGACATCCTTACTAGCTGGAGCATACTTTATGAAGGTCATGATTAATAACATATCTGAAACAATACGAATTATTAAAAATTAA
- the coaBC gene encoding bifunctional phosphopantothenoylcysteine decarboxylase/phosphopantothenate--cysteine ligase CoaBC: MSLLSGKKILLGISAGIAAYKTATLVRAFIKAGADVKVVMTPASKDFVTPLTLSTLSKNPVHSSFTNPDDDNEIWNNHVELGLWADLLIIAPATANTLSKMAHGVCDNLLLATYLSAKCPVYFAPAMDLDMYKHPSTLESFKALQNFGNIMIPATSGELASGLVGEGRMAEPDDIVAFLENDILSKSPLRGKKVLITAGPTYEAIDPVRFIGNHSSGKMGFEIAKAAANLGAEVILISGPTHQKLSHSFVTIIPVTSAEEMYNAAHSFFKTVDIAILAAAVADYKPKIAATEKIKKKEKTLSLELEKTKDILASLGHIKEKQFLVGFALETNNEIENAKGKLKAKNLNLIVLNSLKDKGAGFKSDTNKVTLINRNETITTFDLKSKEAVAVDILNAIINQLHA; encoded by the coding sequence ATGTCACTATTAAGCGGTAAGAAAATATTACTAGGCATTAGTGCTGGTATAGCCGCTTATAAAACAGCGACATTGGTTAGAGCTTTTATAAAAGCAGGTGCAGACGTAAAAGTCGTTATGACACCTGCTTCTAAAGACTTTGTTACACCTTTAACATTGTCCACACTCTCCAAAAATCCGGTACATTCATCATTTACAAATCCAGATGATGATAATGAAATTTGGAACAATCACGTAGAATTAGGTCTTTGGGCCGATTTACTTATTATTGCACCAGCCACAGCCAATACCTTGTCTAAAATGGCTCATGGTGTTTGCGATAACCTATTATTAGCAACGTACCTTTCAGCTAAATGTCCCGTTTATTTTGCGCCTGCAATGGATTTGGATATGTATAAACATCCTTCTACTTTAGAATCATTTAAAGCCTTACAAAACTTTGGAAACATAATGATTCCTGCTACCAGTGGCGAATTAGCTAGTGGTTTAGTAGGCGAAGGGCGTATGGCAGAACCTGATGATATTGTTGCATTTTTAGAAAATGATATTTTAAGTAAATCGCCACTTCGCGGTAAAAAAGTATTAATTACGGCTGGCCCTACCTATGAAGCAATAGACCCTGTTCGCTTTATAGGGAACCATTCCAGTGGAAAAATGGGCTTCGAAATAGCAAAAGCTGCTGCTAATTTAGGAGCTGAAGTTATTTTAATTTCTGGTCCAACACATCAAAAATTATCACATAGTTTTGTAACCATTATTCCCGTTACATCTGCGGAAGAAATGTATAACGCAGCACATAGCTTTTTTAAAACTGTTGATATTGCCATTTTAGCCGCAGCTGTTGCCGATTATAAACCAAAAATTGCTGCGACTGAAAAAATAAAAAAGAAAGAAAAAACGTTATCTTTAGAGTTAGAAAAAACCAAAGATATTTTAGCGTCTTTGGGACACATAAAGGAAAAACAATTTTTAGTCGGGTTTGCTTTAGAAACAAATAATGAAATTGAAAACGCGAAAGGTAAACTAAAGGCCAAGAATTTAAATTTAATTGTGTTAAATTCGCTTAAGGACAAAGGTGCTGGTTTTAAATCTGACACAAACAAGGTAACACTTATTAATCGTAATGAAACCATTACAACGTTTGATTTAAAGTCTAAAGAAGCCGTAGCCGTAGATATTTTAAATGCTATAATAAACCAATTGCATGCATAG
- a CDS encoding glycosyltransferase family 2 protein, with amino-acid sequence MELAFSFIIPVFNRPNEIDELLQSFSNLNSNENFEIVIIEDGSTLPSKNVIANFQDQLNITYLVKENSGPGDSRNYGMQHAKGNYFIILDSDCILPPNYLNIVKLFLTDNYVDCFGGPDAAHSSFSNLQKAINFSMTAFITTGGIRGNKTQINKFQPRSFNMGLSKKAFLKTGGFGNIHPGEDPDLSLRLWKLGYETALIPEAFVYHKRRISWSKFYKQVSKFGLVRPILNVWHPESKKITYWFPTIFILGFVLAIVLAALNCMQLLLLYGTYFLIVFLVALFSTRSFVIAIQAICATSIQFIGYGYSFIKSITILKVSGKKPEEIFPELFFKNK; translated from the coding sequence ATGGAATTAGCATTTTCTTTTATTATACCTGTTTTTAATCGACCAAACGAGATTGATGAGCTATTGCAAAGCTTTAGCAATCTAAACAGTAATGAAAATTTTGAAATAGTTATTATTGAGGATGGATCTACCTTGCCATCAAAAAATGTTATTGCCAATTTTCAAGATCAACTAAATATTACGTATTTGGTTAAAGAGAATTCCGGGCCAGGTGATTCCCGAAATTATGGGATGCAACATGCCAAGGGTAATTATTTTATCATTTTGGATTCTGATTGTATTTTACCTCCTAATTATTTAAATATTGTTAAATTATTTTTAACGGATAATTATGTAGATTGTTTTGGCGGACCAGATGCAGCCCATAGTTCATTTAGTAACCTGCAGAAAGCTATTAATTTCTCTATGACAGCGTTTATTACTACAGGTGGAATAAGAGGAAATAAAACACAAATAAATAAATTTCAACCGCGAAGTTTTAATATGGGATTGTCTAAAAAAGCCTTCCTTAAAACCGGTGGTTTTGGAAATATTCATCCAGGTGAAGATCCTGACTTATCTTTAAGGCTTTGGAAATTAGGATATGAAACAGCGTTAATTCCAGAAGCTTTCGTATATCATAAACGACGTATTTCGTGGTCCAAATTTTATAAACAGGTCTCAAAGTTTGGCTTAGTTCGACCTATTCTAAATGTATGGCATCCGGAATCAAAAAAAATCACATATTGGTTTCCTACTATTTTTATTTTAGGTTTTGTTTTAGCTATAGTTTTAGCCGCTTTAAACTGTATGCAACTCTTATTACTTTATGGTACATATTTTTTAATCGTATTTTTAGTTGCTTTATTTAGCACGCGAAGCTTCGTTATAGCAATTCAAGCAATATGTGCTACGAGCATACAATTTATTGGTTATGGTTATAGTTTTATAAAATCAATTACTATATTAAAGGTAAGTGGTAAAAAGCCAGAGGAAATTTTTCCGGAATTATTCTTTAAAAACAAATGA